Genomic DNA from Epinephelus fuscoguttatus linkage group LG14, E.fuscoguttatus.final_Chr_v1:
GAAAAATAATCACTGCCCTGGATTTATGTTTACTACTTGCAAAAAGAGTCATGGCACTCTCATGGAGGAGTACCAGTAAACCAAAATTCATTAACTGGATTAAGGAAATATCCACAACTTTACCTATGGAGAAGATTACTTACATCATAAAGGGGAAACTATCACTATTTCAAAAACATTTGGGGTCCTTTTATGGAATATATGGAGAGTGTGGATTTAAGTAATGTGGGGAATGAAGCGGATGAGGCGTAGTTTTCGGTAGTCCTTTGCAGTGTCCTAAaataatttcttttcttttgatacTTGATTTCTTTATTCTGTGTGAATTGTACATCtgagtttgtatttttgaaCCATGCACAATAGTGAAATAATTTGGGCTAACTCTTGATAATATAGAGAAACCTTTGTTGttctggttgttgttgtttttttatacttgTACTTTCATCTAAGTGTTGCTCAATGTTATCTCATAACCTGACTTGTAAAGAAGGACGATTTGAATGCTGGATAATAATTTAGCTGCTCCTGACGTCCCCTTTGATGTGAGAGCACTCTTATCTCTGTATATTTATGTACTTtggaaacattttgaaaactcAAAGATAATGTTGGGAAAGAAAGCATATATCATGGCCTCAGAATATGTTGCCTGTGTGAAACATATGTCAGGATCCAGGTAGATCAAATGTTGTTACTGCATGAAGAAATTAAGTGTGGGAAGTAACACAGCTTTCTGTCTTTTGTAGATGGAAGGGTCACCAATACATGCACACCTCAACCCTCATGTGCCAGTCCTTGCTGTGTACTTTGATGGCCAGAGGGACCTCATGAGGGACTCTACAGACTGAGGCATCAGTAGGCCCTGTATCCTCCCCCAGGTGAGACTAATTGCTTAATACATCAACATCCATCAATAACTGTCAATATATTAACTTGTGGTTTCCCCAATGTCTGCAGGCTACTTCATTGTGGGTGATGGTGGCTACCCCTGCAGTGAACAACCTGTAGCCATCATCACCCCATACAGAGAACCACTGGAAGGGAGGGTGCAGAGCCACTTCAACCACCATCATGCCAAGGCCCATTGCATCATAGAGCGGGCCTTTGGCATGTTGAAGACACGGTGGAGAATGCTGTTCTTCAGGGCTCTGGAGGTCAACCACACCTTTGTCCCCCCCATCATCACTGCCTGCGCGGTGTTACACAACATCTGCCTGACAGCGGGGGACATCCTTGAGCCCGTTGAGGATGTTGTGTAACATTCCTTTGCACATTACTCTGAACAGGAATGTGTGAGCATACACTGTTACTTGTGTGGCTGAAATCACTGTTAGACCCAGAATGTCAAGTAACACAGATTCAAGACTGTTGTCCACAATGTAAACATTTAATTGTTACTGTCAGACGTGAATATACTGTGACACAGAATGCATATAACACTGTACAAAAGTTAAATGTGTGTTGTACTGCGAGATGTATcgatataacaaaataaatattgcaaCTTGAACTGCTGCAGTTTCACTGCGAGGTAtcaatataacaaaataaatactgcAACTTGAAATGCTGCAGTTTCACTGCGAGGTATCAATATAACAAACTTAAAGTAACTGAAAACACTGCTAGCAGGTACttatcaaaacaaaattaaagtctaactgaaaacactgcagcacagaAACTCAATTGAGGAggatataaaaacaaactcaaaacTTCTTGGCCACCTCCTCGAACAAGTCCAAGAACCGCTTCCTATCACGCTGCATGTCCTCAAGGCGCTCGTTGTCTTTGGCAGCCTCATCTTTGAGGAACGCCAGCACTGTCCCTCTGGTGGTCCGCTGCCTCTTGGGTTGGGGACAGTCAGAGGTGGATGGCCCATCATCCCCCTGTGTGGTGGTGCTGCCACTTGTGCCAGGCTGTGCagcatcctcttcctcctcctcctcctcctcctcacatgCCTGGCCACAAGTAGCAGCTCCAGGGAATGTTGGGCCTCTGGAGAACACAGCAGCCACAGGCTCATCTTCCCGGTCACACGAGTCCATCAGGACAGGCGGCTTGATGGAGGGCCGTGTCCCGGTGGCCTTGTGCATCCGGGGAAAGAATGGCCATGTGGCTGCTGTGTCCTCCCCTCCGTCTGTCCCTGTGCCCGTCGGTGGGTTACTCAGCTTCTGGAAGATATCAAAAGGGATGTGTCAGTGTGATGTAGACATAAAACCACTAGAATTTAATACATTATGTATCCAACAACAGTCACAAATGCTTTATATGAATGTGACCCGAGCTCATAATGAGTACAAATTCCCACCTTGTATCGGATCTTAAGGTTGTCCCACTTCTTTGACACTTGGGCTGGGGACATCTTTCCCTCCACGCCCAGTAACCGCATTATTTCCCTGTGTAGAATGAAACATGTCAACTTATTGCATCCCTGGTATGATCCCAGACACCAGATATTTATGCTGAATATACGTACAAACATATCTCtctgaaaaagacaacaacagtaacaacaAGTACAGAGAACAAACTCTATACAATAAGCAAACAGACGACAACAAACAATGTTGCTTATGACAGACCAGACTTTGAGGGACCACACATTAGTGCTAAAGTGCCAAGGTATTACAGTGCTATTTTATtgcacacacagatgtgtgtgatgtttatTTATCATTAGGTCAGACCACATCTTATGTCTTGTATTGCTGTCTTATTGTCCTGTGTTTTTATACACCAGAGGTGTTTTCTACAATTTCGTTGTTTGCTTGACTTACAATGACAATCCAGGACTATAATTGAATCATCACTCAGTGCACATGCTTGTGTTGGTGAGTGGAATAGCATTCAGGTAACATATGAAACTGAACTCACCTCCAGGCCTTCTTCGCCGTGCCTCTCCTCCCTGTGAAGAGCTGCTTGTGCTCGACACACAGGTCGATGAGCCTGAAGATTTGCTCGTCGGTCACTGTTGAATAGGACATAtttcagacctgtcagtctacctACAAGCCGTGAAACATTCCACTCACACGACATGCAGGATAATTACTGATggtcaaatgtgtgtgtgtgtgtgtgtgtgtgtgtgttatatcaatatgtgtggttctggacataaGTTATAGCAGCCgcacatcaccgacagtccgctgACCAACGCAACGGGTTGTGACTGAAATAAACCTAATTGCAACATAACAATCTTGCATGAAATATCATTAACTACTCTTTGAAGTAGGTACGTGAATTACAGCgattcattgcaaagaatgcatgtaatgggtacacttgcgctgtttctctgccatctcgttcaaatgagccagataaAGGGGgtgggtatttatacgtcatggcctcaagctgaaaaagacttcctgttaggaatctctcgaccatcctagcaaagagcatggataccaacaGGGCTGGTGCTGGTGGTCGGGATCGCAGGAGAGGGAAGCACCGGGGTCGGCAGAGCCTGCTCAGCAGTCACTGGGGGTGACGGCGTGCCCCCAACTCCTCCTGAAGGAAGGGAAGCACAAGCCTCAGAAGCCCCAAAAGTCTAATTGAGTCACCAAACAGCTTAATTTCAGCGCTTGCAAATCCTGCCATGAGTACGGTTAGGTTCACCTCAAGGCTCTGGAACCATTGGCGTTTTAgtttatatgcaaatatttgctatttttgtatctgtctgtccttttactgtgtcttgtatttttattgtaggCCTACtgtactacacacacacacacacacacacacacacacacacacacacacatatacatatacactgtacattgtttttcggcactaccttgttctgCTGTTCTGCTGAGCTGATGTAACGTGAAttgctcctgtgtgggatcaataaagttcttatcttagccatttgagaagatcaaatacattgtttttggtgcctaactgtttcccaagtatattagttcatgtgtgaatgaataaacgagagtCATTAAcataaatttctttgtagaaaggcgctttatgaaattaagtccattcacttgtattagtttacagcgcagccttgccacatccaatatggcggtgACGTTGACGTACGGCCCAGcgctcgatgcggcgtctatgtatatatgtctatgtatggtagcactataaaaataagagacgtGGGACGCACCCCATGAGACGAAGCTCCGTTGAATTattgccaacagccactaggggcgctaacgccattttggactgttgcgcccagacaacatgcaagatgtcaaggagagaggaaaaaaaaagtaaaagaaaacagtgtagtgcaattaactgcaacaactaggctatcagtggaacaccccgcacctggccttccaccgtttctACCTTACCACAGGTAACAACTCCAGAGGtgtaagttttaaagtgttttaatatcaagttTTGGAGGGAAGATAACACTTATAGAAGATTAACTtgattactccttcaaaatcacctcataagccaatctaccaa
This window encodes:
- the LOC125900989 gene encoding uncharacterized protein LOC125900989 translates to MEALGSTGSQCGYQCVTDEQIFRLIDLCVEHKQLFTGRRGTAKKAWREIMRLLGVEGKMSPAQVSKKWDNLKIRYKKLSNPPTGTGTDGGEDTAATWPFFPRMHKATGTRPSIKPPVLMDSCDREDEPVAAVFSRGPTFPGAATCGQACEEEEEEEEEDAAQPGTSGSTTTQGDDGPSTSDCPQPKRQRTTRGTVLAFLKDEAAKDNERLEDMQRDRKRFLDLFEEVAKKF